A genomic stretch from Photobacterium atrarenae includes:
- the pstA gene encoding phosphate ABC transporter permease PstA, with translation MRHWLNSGAPWIWMTAGTVSLSLVAVLGLLLLIGWKGLSYFWPAPVYQFEVEGPAYRQVVIGEIYEIQSVPVRQLAEAGRDVSAMSGERVNRYLVKIGNRERVSLDFITLLEPEIKSRALAMDVAVIDRLKNGKFYGYPLAFVEEGKRLPLSEFPFALARADQIRLQIKTLQETEIVQVSQQLDLLHQQERRLGTQPELTQRRETLEREYRQLELQLFALRQQLDDRALLVREMTGETVRLPLDQVLNIWYPNNMSLMDKVAHWGYQVAQFVSEEPREANTEGGVFPAIFGTVLMVLLMSVIVTPLGVLAAIYLHEYAGKNSFTKLIRIAVINLAGVPSIVYGVFGLGFFVYMVGGSIDEIFFSDKLPTPTFGTPGILWSALTLAILTLPVVIVSTEEGLARIPNSVRHGSLALGATQAETLWRIVLPMASPAIMTGLILAVARAAGEVAPLMLVGVVKMAPSLPVDEHFPYLHLERKFMHLGYHIYDVGFQSPNVEAARPLVYATSFLLVTVIVGLNLTAIGIRNHLREKFRALEQ, from the coding sequence ATGAGACACTGGCTGAACTCCGGCGCGCCATGGATTTGGATGACTGCCGGCACGGTGAGCCTGAGCCTGGTCGCTGTACTGGGCTTATTGCTATTGATTGGCTGGAAAGGGCTGAGCTACTTCTGGCCTGCACCTGTGTATCAGTTTGAAGTCGAAGGCCCGGCGTACCGTCAGGTGGTGATTGGCGAGATTTACGAGATCCAGTCTGTGCCTGTGCGCCAGCTGGCCGAAGCCGGGCGGGATGTTTCGGCGATGTCAGGGGAGCGGGTGAACCGCTACCTGGTCAAAATCGGTAACCGGGAGCGGGTCTCGCTGGATTTTATCACTCTGCTGGAACCAGAAATCAAGAGCCGCGCGCTGGCGATGGATGTGGCGGTGATCGATCGCCTGAAAAATGGCAAGTTCTACGGTTATCCCCTTGCGTTTGTTGAGGAAGGGAAACGTCTGCCGCTCAGCGAGTTTCCGTTTGCCCTGGCCCGGGCCGATCAGATCCGCTTGCAAATCAAGACGCTGCAGGAGACCGAAATTGTGCAAGTCAGCCAGCAGCTGGACCTGTTGCACCAGCAGGAGCGTCGCCTCGGCACTCAGCCGGAGTTGACCCAGCGGCGTGAGACCCTGGAGCGGGAGTACCGTCAGCTTGAGTTGCAACTGTTCGCCTTGCGCCAGCAGCTGGATGACCGGGCGTTGCTGGTCCGGGAGATGACCGGTGAGACGGTGCGCCTGCCGTTGGATCAGGTGCTCAATATCTGGTACCCCAACAATATGTCGTTGATGGACAAGGTTGCGCACTGGGGTTACCAGGTGGCGCAGTTTGTCAGTGAAGAGCCGCGTGAAGCCAATACCGAGGGCGGTGTGTTTCCGGCGATTTTCGGCACCGTGCTGATGGTGCTGCTGATGAGCGTGATTGTGACCCCGCTCGGGGTATTGGCTGCGATTTACCTGCACGAGTACGCCGGCAAGAACAGCTTTACCAAGCTGATCCGCATTGCGGTGATTAACCTCGCCGGGGTGCCGTCGATTGTCTACGGGGTATTTGGTCTCGGTTTTTTTGTCTATATGGTCGGGGGCAGTATTGATGAGATCTTTTTCTCCGATAAGCTGCCGACCCCGACGTTCGGCACGCCGGGCATTTTATGGTCAGCACTGACGCTGGCGATATTAACCCTGCCGGTGGTGATTGTGTCGACCGAAGAGGGCCTGGCTCGGATCCCCAACTCGGTCCGTCATGGCTCGCTGGCGCTGGGGGCGACCCAGGCTGAAACCCTGTGGCGAATTGTATTGCCGATGGCAAGTCCGGCGATCATGACCGGTCTGATCCTGGCGGTGGCCCGTGCGGCCGGGGAAGTGGCACCGTTGATGCTGGTCGGGGTGGTGAAAATGGCTCCGTCGCTGCCGGTGGATGAGCACTTTCCGTATCTGCACCTGGAGCGCAAGTTCATGCACCTTGGCTATCATATTTATGATGTCGGCTTTCAAAGCCCGAATGTGGAAGCTGCCCGGCCCCTGGTATATGCCACGTCGTTTTTGTTGGTAACGGTGATCGTTGGGTTGAACCTGACGGCGATTGGGATCCGCAATCATCTACGCGAAAAATTCCGCGCTTTGGAACAATAA
- the phoU gene encoding phosphate signaling complex protein PhoU, producing the protein MVDNLSLGRHISGQFNAELESIRTHVLAMGGLVEQQLADSLKAMHKQDAELAKRVIQDDHKVNAMEVAIDEACTRIIAKRQPTASDLRLVIAIIKTITDLERIGDVAESIAKVALENFTNKQYNLLVSLEALGQYAVRMLHEVLDAFARMDVKAAVKVYQEDDRIDREYEAIIRQLMTYMMEDPRSIPNVLQVMWSARSIERVGDRCQNICEYIIYFVKGKDIRHTSQEDLKSILDQSE; encoded by the coding sequence ATGGTAGATAACTTAAGTCTTGGCCGTCATATTTCAGGCCAGTTCAATGCGGAGCTCGAAAGCATCCGAACCCATGTGCTGGCGATGGGCGGTCTGGTTGAGCAACAGCTGGCGGACTCGCTCAAGGCGATGCACAAGCAGGATGCCGAACTGGCCAAGCGGGTGATTCAAGACGATCACAAGGTCAATGCGATGGAAGTGGCGATCGATGAGGCCTGCACCCGGATTATTGCCAAACGCCAGCCCACCGCCAGTGATCTGCGCCTGGTGATCGCGATTATCAAAACCATCACCGATCTGGAGCGGATCGGTGATGTTGCCGAGAGCATTGCCAAAGTGGCACTGGAGAATTTTACCAATAAGCAGTACAACCTGCTGGTGTCTTTGGAGGCGCTGGGTCAGTATGCGGTGCGAATGCTGCATGAAGTGCTTGATGCCTTTGCTCGGATGGATGTGAAAGCGGCAGTGAAGGTGTATCAGGAAGATGATCGGATTGACCGGGAGTATGAGGCGATTATTCGTCAGTTGATGACCTACATGATGGAAGATCCCCGCTCGATCCCGAATGTGTTGCAGGTGATGTGGTCGGCGCGTTCGATTGAACGGGTAGGGGATCGCTGCCAGAATATCTGTGAATATATTATTTACTTCGTCAAAGGCAAAGATATTCGCCATACCAGCCAGGAAGATCTGAAGAGTATCCTGGATCAGAGTGAGTAA
- a CDS encoding alpha/beta hydrolase gives MYKFMSGALTCLILTGCGGGDGGGNPFADRRAMAIQSCPANMTCDFMQVPKDYNAPSGETVEVFYGVHKARNPAQRIGALVLNFGGPSAPAVGGAASMAAYDFPPEILDRFDIVGMDPRGAGWSAFADELTTCAVAERNKQGNCDATFQQVAPYIGSNSIVKDLDRLRAHLGDAQLTFLGYSYGTRLGSLYADMFPERVRAIVLDSPMSPTDANNVEIRIGNTAGYEKIAAYRLDYATYPTRKTTYETLASGLFHDEYGQSKNGAFYYRTNDGYTLDFDALSAVMSLTIARESSNYWQNIDYGLKDLLDNDNGFDLYWSLLSADSWSKTVYSSQEDDLRARAHLKAVICTDERMPLTDVEIALSDHDYYDASALYGPLSYWDTADMCQGWSAKRDPIAPVENMASKLGGKQILVIGGQYDPATPYTWTEEMVAALGDSASLITVNNRVDHGFSYKNVSCIDDPTTQYLINPSQEVMDDACEWNPGFFTKGFDSGSRVPHPTDNIIGW, from the coding sequence ATGTATAAGTTCATGTCAGGGGCGCTGACTTGCCTGATCTTGACAGGTTGTGGCGGCGGCGATGGTGGCGGTAACCCCTTTGCCGATCGCCGGGCAATGGCCATCCAGAGCTGTCCGGCCAATATGACCTGTGATTTTATGCAGGTGCCGAAAGATTATAATGCGCCAAGCGGTGAAACAGTCGAAGTGTTTTACGGGGTCCATAAGGCCCGGAATCCGGCCCAGCGGATTGGTGCTTTGGTTCTGAACTTTGGTGGCCCGAGTGCGCCGGCGGTCGGCGGGGCGGCATCTATGGCAGCTTATGATTTCCCGCCAGAGATTCTGGATCGGTTCGATATTGTCGGCATGGATCCGCGCGGTGCCGGTTGGAGCGCCTTTGCTGATGAACTGACGACCTGCGCGGTGGCTGAGCGTAACAAGCAGGGTAATTGTGATGCCACTTTCCAGCAAGTTGCACCTTATATCGGCAGTAATTCCATCGTCAAAGATCTCGACCGCCTGCGAGCGCACTTGGGTGATGCGCAACTGACTTTCCTGGGCTATTCGTACGGTACCCGCTTGGGGTCATTGTATGCCGACATGTTCCCGGAGCGGGTTCGGGCGATTGTACTGGACTCACCCATGTCACCGACGGATGCCAACAATGTGGAAATCCGGATCGGCAATACCGCCGGGTATGAAAAGATTGCAGCCTACCGTCTGGATTATGCGACCTATCCTACGCGTAAAACAACATATGAAACGTTAGCCAGTGGTTTGTTTCATGATGAATATGGGCAATCCAAAAATGGCGCTTTCTATTACAGAACCAATGATGGCTACACCCTGGACTTTGATGCACTGTCTGCAGTGATGAGCCTGACAATAGCGCGTGAGTCGAGCAATTACTGGCAGAATATTGATTATGGATTAAAAGATCTGTTGGATAATGACAATGGATTTGATTTGTATTGGAGTCTCCTAAGCGCAGATAGCTGGTCGAAAACTGTGTACTCCAGCCAGGAAGATGACCTGCGTGCCAGGGCTCATCTTAAAGCGGTGATCTGTACGGATGAACGGATGCCTCTGACGGATGTTGAAATCGCCTTGTCAGACCATGACTATTACGATGCCTCTGCGCTGTATGGCCCATTGAGTTACTGGGATACTGCTGATATGTGTCAAGGCTGGTCAGCGAAACGCGATCCGATTGCACCGGTTGAGAATATGGCGTCCAAGCTGGGCGGCAAGCAGATCCTGGTCATTGGTGGCCAGTACGATCCGGCGACGCCATATACCTGGACGGAAGAAATGGTGGCGGCACTGGGTGATTCAGCGTCTCTGATCACTGTCAATAACCGGGTGGATCATGGCTTTAGCTATAAAAACGTGAGCTGCATCGATGATCCGACAACGCAATATCTGATTAACCCGTCCCAGGAGGTTATGGATGATGCTTGCGAATGGAACCCGGGATTCTTTACCAAAGGGTTTGATAGTGGCAGCCGCGTACCACACCCAACCGATAATATCATCGGCTGGTAA
- the pstB gene encoding phosphate ABC transporter ATP-binding protein PstB: MFSINSTIGLFQPEDLASLSEAKTAMSIEGLDLHYGHHQALYDINMRIAKGKVTSFIGPSGCGKSTLLRCINRMNELVEGCRVDGRIMLHGQNIYDNQVDVAALRRRVGMVFQRPNPFPKSIYENVIYGLRLQGIKDRRVLDDAVENSLRGAALWDEVKDRLHESAFGLSGGQQQRLVIARAIAIEPEVLLLDEPTSALDPISTLTIEELINELKTKYTVIIVTHNMQQAARVSDNTAFMHMGELVEYANTNDIFTTPKEKRTEDYITGRYG, translated from the coding sequence ATGTTTTCTATTAATTCGACCATTGGCTTGTTTCAGCCTGAAGATTTAGCCTCGTTATCCGAAGCCAAAACGGCGATGTCGATTGAGGGACTGGATCTGCACTACGGCCACCATCAGGCGCTGTATGACATCAACATGCGGATCGCCAAGGGCAAGGTGACGTCGTTTATCGGCCCGTCGGGCTGCGGCAAGTCGACTTTGCTGCGCTGTATCAACCGGATGAACGAGTTGGTGGAAGGCTGCCGGGTTGACGGCCGGATCATGCTGCACGGGCAGAATATCTATGATAACCAGGTTGATGTTGCGGCGTTGCGGCGCCGGGTCGGCATGGTGTTCCAGCGCCCGAATCCGTTCCCGAAATCGATTTATGAGAATGTGATTTACGGCTTGCGGCTGCAGGGGATCAAAGATCGCCGGGTGCTTGATGATGCGGTGGAAAACTCACTGCGCGGGGCAGCCCTGTGGGATGAAGTGAAAGATCGGCTGCATGAAAGTGCTTTCGGCCTGTCTGGTGGTCAGCAGCAGCGGCTGGTGATTGCCCGCGCGATTGCGATTGAGCCGGAGGTGTTGCTGCTTGATGAGCCAACCTCTGCGTTGGATCCGATCTCGACCCTGACCATCGAAGAGCTGATCAACGAGCTGAAAACCAAGTACACGGTCATTATTGTCACCCATAACATGCAGCAGGCGGCCCGGGTGTCGGACAATACTGCGTTTATGCACATGGGGGAGCTGGTGGAATATGCCAATACCAATGATATCTTCACCACCCCGAAAGAGAAGCGAACAGAAGATTACATTACGGGCCGCTACGGCTAA
- a CDS encoding ABC transporter permease subunit yields the protein MADAGDFLKGDSPGRRVKDKLARYGVTAGGIFVLVTLVLIFFYLLYVIMPIFASVRVTSQQTFSTAFPDQAAVIRISEQNDLAYRLSTQGVLSFVSLNGEQAGQVSSQIQIMAQPTSVARTLPREEVFAYGNAAGQVVLFKPLFHNAFSEQTPQAGRQTKPGVAYPLGRAPIQLDPQQQSLTLLAASFRDHQAVIAGITADQRLRVATFEKSVSLQNQQGTWQSQFFAVPGMPARVDALAVTPDARTLYALGAQELYVVALRGEQSYVREVVDVGAEPGSRAQMTLLSGANSLLIRTGHQSIAQWFEVLRDGERQMVKAREFKLAPGSAATHLVPEYSRKGFFAVQQDGTLSAFYTTVKGPIYQETRFERVPEWMAISPRADRLLTVSGDQWQVYKVNNRHPEIGFASLWQKIWYEGYPEPAYVWQSTSASDEFEPKLSLVPVVFGTLKAALYAMVFAIPLALAGAIYTAYFMSSSMRRVIKPTVEIMEALPTVILGFLAGIWLAPVIEMHLAGVFLMVVAFPLVMLVVGLIWSLLLPAAWRVRLPGGLHILVLIPVIILLCYGCLNLGPVFEQALFDGDLQVYLASEWGIGYDQRNTLVVGIAMGFAVIPTVFTIAEDAIFSVPGHLTSGSLALGATHWQTLTRVVLLTASPGIFSAIMMGLGRAVGETMIVLMATGNTPLMDWNILEGLRTLSATIAIEMPESEVGSSHYRVLFLAAFVLFVFTFLFNTIAELVRQRLRERYSSL from the coding sequence ATGGCTGACGCCGGTGATTTTCTAAAAGGAGACAGCCCTGGGCGCCGGGTAAAAGACAAACTTGCGCGATATGGGGTCACGGCTGGCGGCATTTTTGTCCTTGTTACTTTAGTTCTGATTTTCTTCTACCTGCTCTATGTCATTATGCCGATATTTGCCTCGGTCCGGGTGACGTCGCAGCAGACATTTTCGACGGCATTCCCCGATCAGGCTGCGGTGATCCGCATCAGTGAGCAAAATGATTTGGCTTACCGGCTCTCGACGCAGGGCGTGCTGAGTTTTGTTTCGCTCAACGGTGAGCAGGCCGGCCAGGTGAGCAGCCAGATTCAGATCATGGCGCAGCCGACCAGTGTCGCGCGTACCTTGCCGCGTGAGGAGGTTTTTGCCTATGGCAATGCCGCTGGTCAGGTCGTGCTGTTTAAACCGCTATTTCACAATGCTTTTTCAGAGCAAACGCCGCAAGCCGGGCGGCAAACCAAGCCGGGTGTTGCCTATCCGCTGGGCCGGGCGCCGATCCAACTGGATCCGCAGCAACAGTCGCTCACGCTGCTGGCGGCATCATTCCGTGACCATCAGGCTGTCATTGCCGGGATCACCGCCGATCAGCGGCTGCGGGTCGCGACGTTTGAAAAGTCGGTCAGCCTGCAAAACCAGCAGGGCACCTGGCAGTCACAGTTTTTTGCCGTCCCGGGGATGCCGGCGCGGGTCGATGCGCTGGCAGTGACCCCGGATGCCCGGACCCTGTATGCGCTGGGCGCGCAGGAACTCTATGTCGTTGCGCTGCGCGGGGAGCAATCTTATGTGCGTGAAGTGGTGGATGTTGGTGCTGAGCCGGGCAGCCGGGCGCAGATGACATTGCTCTCCGGCGCTAACTCCTTGCTGATCCGAACCGGGCATCAGTCGATAGCCCAGTGGTTTGAGGTGCTCCGCGACGGAGAGCGGCAGATGGTGAAGGCGCGCGAATTCAAGCTGGCGCCGGGGAGTGCTGCGACACATCTGGTACCGGAATACTCGCGCAAAGGCTTTTTTGCCGTGCAGCAGGACGGCACCTTATCCGCGTTTTATACCACGGTGAAAGGACCGATTTATCAGGAGACGCGATTTGAGCGGGTGCCGGAGTGGATGGCGATTTCTCCCCGGGCGGATCGGCTGCTGACGGTCAGCGGTGATCAGTGGCAGGTATATAAGGTCAATAACCGCCACCCGGAAATCGGTTTTGCATCACTCTGGCAGAAAATTTGGTATGAGGGCTACCCCGAGCCGGCGTATGTCTGGCAGTCGACCTCGGCCAGTGATGAGTTTGAACCCAAACTGAGCCTGGTTCCCGTGGTCTTTGGGACGCTGAAAGCAGCGCTGTATGCGATGGTGTTTGCGATCCCGCTGGCGCTGGCCGGGGCGATTTATACCGCGTACTTTATGTCATCGTCCATGCGCCGGGTGATCAAACCGACGGTTGAGATCATGGAAGCGCTGCCGACGGTGATCCTGGGCTTTCTGGCCGGGATCTGGCTGGCGCCGGTGATTGAAATGCACCTGGCCGGGGTGTTTTTGATGGTGGTGGCCTTTCCGCTGGTGATGCTGGTGGTTGGCCTGATCTGGTCATTGTTGCTGCCTGCGGCCTGGCGAGTGCGTTTACCGGGTGGGTTACACATCCTGGTGCTGATCCCGGTGATTATTTTGCTCTGCTATGGCTGCCTGAACCTGGGGCCGGTGTTCGAGCAGGCCCTGTTTGACGGCGATCTGCAGGTGTATCTGGCGAGCGAGTGGGGAATTGGTTATGACCAGCGCAACACCTTGGTGGTCGGCATTGCGATGGGCTTTGCAGTGATCCCGACTGTCTTTACGATCGCCGAAGATGCGATTTTCTCGGTGCCGGGGCACTTGACCAGCGGCTCCCTGGCCTTGGGCGCGACCCACTGGCAGACCCTGACCCGGGTGGTACTGCTGACGGCGAGTCCGGGGATCTTTTCTGCCATTATGATGGGGCTGGGACGGGCCGTCGGCGAAACCATGATCGTCCTGATGGCGACTGGCAATACGCCGCTGATGGATTGGAATATCCTCGAAGGGTTACGCACGCTGTCGGCAACCATCGCGATTGAAATGCCGGAGTCAGAAGTTGGTAGTTCACACTACCGGGTACTGTTTCTGGCTGCGTTTGTGCTGTTTGTCTTCACATTCCTGTTTAACACGATTGCAGAGCTGGTTCGCCAGCGGCTGCGTGAGCGATACAGCTCGCTGTAA
- a CDS encoding copper homeostasis protein CutC: MSYQLEVCIDNIESLTLAQLGGATRIELCAALALGGLTPSHGLMHIAAQTATVPVYAMIRPRQGDFLFSDQDIEIMLSDIHAAKQAGLQGVVIGALTADGKIDRDTLRSLVNAARGMGITFHRAIDQCIDPMAALEVIMTAGCERVLTSGQHASAEAGIEVLADMVQFCGNRLSVMAGAGIHAGNVREIVRNTGVKEVHLSGKSTRPSEMGHYAGKAHMGSNAVDDFAIPVTATDKIAAVAQILKTC, from the coding sequence ATGTCTTATCAACTTGAAGTTTGTATCGATAACATCGAATCACTGACGCTGGCTCAGCTGGGCGGCGCGACCCGCATCGAGCTTTGTGCAGCGCTGGCTTTGGGCGGCCTGACACCCAGCCATGGCTTGATGCACATCGCAGCCCAAACGGCGACCGTCCCGGTCTATGCCATGATCCGCCCGCGCCAGGGGGACTTTCTCTTCTCCGATCAGGACATTGAAATCATGCTGAGTGATATCCACGCCGCCAAACAGGCGGGACTGCAAGGCGTGGTGATCGGCGCGTTGACCGCAGACGGGAAGATTGACCGCGATACCTTGCGCAGTCTAGTCAACGCGGCCCGGGGCATGGGGATCACCTTTCACCGCGCCATCGATCAGTGTATCGATCCGATGGCGGCGCTTGAGGTTATTATGACCGCCGGCTGTGAGCGGGTACTGACATCGGGTCAACACGCGAGCGCGGAAGCCGGGATTGAGGTTCTGGCCGACATGGTGCAATTTTGCGGCAACCGACTCTCGGTCATGGCCGGCGCTGGCATCCATGCCGGCAACGTCCGGGAAATTGTCCGCAACACCGGCGTCAAAGAAGTACACTTGTCCGGGAAATCAACCCGGCCGAGTGAGATGGGCCACTACGCCGGGAAGGCTCATATGGGCAGCAATGCCGTGGATGACTTTGCCATCCCCGTGACCGCGACCGATAAAATCGCCGCCGTCGCACAAATTCTCAAAACCTGTTGA
- a CDS encoding glycine cleavage system protein R, which translates to MKHLVITVIGKDRPGLVEALSETVYQNHGNWLASSLSKLAGQFAGILQVEVATQYVPLLSQALASIADLQVQIVEDDSKVVPVTTLHHLTVTGNDRLGIVKEVTSKLKELGVNINKLKTDTQSAPNWGYPIFTAEFQLELPAELQLDVVQDELEQLSDDLNIDLDEH; encoded by the coding sequence ATGAAGCATCTTGTCATTACAGTGATCGGTAAAGATCGCCCAGGTCTGGTTGAAGCCCTCTCTGAAACGGTTTACCAGAATCACGGCAACTGGCTTGCCAGCAGCCTGAGCAAACTTGCCGGACAATTCGCCGGGATTTTGCAAGTCGAAGTAGCGACCCAATATGTGCCCCTGCTCAGCCAGGCCCTGGCCAGCATTGCCGACTTACAAGTTCAGATCGTGGAAGACGACAGCAAAGTGGTCCCGGTCACCACCCTGCATCATCTCACAGTCACCGGCAATGATCGTCTGGGAATCGTCAAAGAAGTCACCAGCAAACTCAAAGAGCTGGGGGTCAATATCAACAAGCTCAAAACCGACACCCAGAGTGCGCCGAACTGGGGCTACCCGATTTTCACCGCTGAGTTTCAGCTCGAACTCCCCGCTGAACTTCAGCTCGACGTCGTGCAGGACGAGTTGGAACAACTGTCAGATGATCTCAATATCGATCTCGATGAACACTGA
- the ppk2 gene encoding polyphosphate kinase 2, protein MASDKPGKKLKKKDYQKELERLQVELVKLQEWIKHSGMKVVVIFEGRDAAGKGGVIKRITEKLNPRVCRVVALPAPTEKEKTQWYFQRYVAHLPAAGEMVLFDRSWYNRAGVEKVMGFCSNEEYEEFLRACPEFERMLQRSGIILLKYWFSVSDEEQEARFLERIHTPVKRWKFSPMDLESRARWAAYSEAKDKMFAYTDSKQCPWWVVEADNKKKARINCISHLLSHIHYEEIHYPHIELPPIDKEGYIRAPVDNQTFVPDRFEKDDD, encoded by the coding sequence ATGGCCAGTGACAAACCAGGCAAAAAACTCAAGAAGAAAGACTACCAGAAAGAGCTGGAACGCCTCCAGGTCGAGCTGGTGAAGCTGCAGGAATGGATAAAACACAGTGGCATGAAAGTGGTGGTCATTTTTGAAGGCCGGGACGCCGCCGGGAAAGGCGGGGTGATCAAACGCATTACCGAAAAGCTCAACCCGCGGGTTTGTCGCGTTGTCGCACTGCCGGCCCCCACCGAAAAAGAGAAGACCCAATGGTACTTCCAGCGCTATGTCGCACATCTGCCAGCTGCCGGTGAAATGGTGCTGTTCGATCGCAGCTGGTACAACCGGGCCGGGGTCGAAAAAGTCATGGGGTTTTGCAGCAATGAGGAATACGAAGAGTTTCTCCGCGCCTGCCCTGAATTTGAACGCATGTTACAACGATCTGGTATTATCTTGCTGAAATATTGGTTTTCCGTGTCTGACGAAGAGCAGGAAGCGCGCTTTCTGGAGCGAATCCATACCCCAGTCAAACGCTGGAAGTTCAGTCCGATGGATCTGGAATCCCGTGCCCGCTGGGCCGCTTATTCCGAAGCCAAGGATAAAATGTTCGCCTACACCGACTCCAAGCAGTGCCCGTGGTGGGTCGTGGAAGCCGATAACAAAAAGAAAGCCCGGATCAACTGCATCTCCCACCTGCTCTCTCATATTCATTATGAAGAGATCCATTATCCGCACATCGAGCTACCGCCCATCGACAAAGAAGGCTATATCCGGGCGCCCGTCGACAACCAGACCTTCGTGCCGGATCGATTCGAGAAAGATGACGATTAA